A region of Subdoligranulum variabile DNA encodes the following proteins:
- a CDS encoding acetate/propionate family kinase: MKILVINCGSSSLKYQLIDMEGEKVLCKGLCERIGMESSMITHEANGHKATTPAIFPTHTEAFGEVVKKMTTGEGKVIEDVSEIDAIGHRVVHGGEKFKKSCLITPDVVKAIRDLSPLAPLHNPAAILGIEASYKVFGQDKPNVAVFDTAFHSTMPPKAYMYAIPYEYYEKYGVRRYGFHGTSHKYVSHRAAEYLEEPIERLKLITCHLGNGSSIAAVDQGKVVDTSMGMTPLAGLMMGTRCGDLDPSVVNYLKYTLEITGHQLDEILNKKSGLLGVSGVSSDMRDVESAAKDGNERAQMALDMLNYQIKKTIGSYIAAMGGVDAIVFTGGIGEHDDESRAKICHHMDWLGIRIDTDKNRGVRSQHKDVVEITAWGARVRTLVVETNEELMIARDTKEVLSAE; the protein is encoded by the coding sequence ATGAAAATTCTGGTTATCAACTGCGGTTCTTCGAGCCTGAAGTACCAGCTCATCGATATGGAAGGTGAGAAGGTACTCTGCAAAGGCCTGTGTGAACGCATCGGCATGGAGAGCAGCATGATCACCCATGAAGCCAATGGCCACAAGGCCACGACGCCTGCGATCTTCCCCACCCATACCGAAGCGTTCGGCGAAGTCGTCAAGAAGATGACCACCGGCGAGGGCAAAGTCATTGAGGACGTCAGCGAGATCGATGCCATCGGCCATCGCGTGGTCCATGGCGGCGAAAAATTCAAGAAGAGCTGCCTGATCACCCCCGATGTCGTCAAGGCCATCCGGGATCTGTCTCCCCTGGCGCCGCTGCACAATCCCGCCGCCATCCTGGGTATCGAGGCTTCCTACAAAGTGTTCGGTCAGGACAAGCCCAACGTGGCCGTCTTTGACACTGCCTTCCATTCCACCATGCCGCCGAAGGCCTACATGTACGCCATTCCTTACGAGTACTACGAGAAGTACGGCGTGCGCCGCTATGGTTTCCACGGTACCAGCCACAAGTATGTCAGCCATCGCGCGGCTGAGTATCTGGAAGAGCCCATTGAGCGCCTGAAGCTGATCACCTGCCATCTGGGCAACGGTTCCTCCATTGCCGCTGTGGACCAGGGCAAGGTGGTCGACACCTCCATGGGTATGACCCCGCTGGCCGGCCTGATGATGGGCACCCGCTGCGGCGACCTGGATCCCTCGGTGGTCAACTATCTGAAGTATACGCTGGAGATCACCGGCCATCAGCTGGACGAGATCCTGAACAAGAAGTCCGGCCTGCTGGGTGTTTCCGGCGTTTCCAGCGACATGCGTGACGTGGAATCTGCCGCCAAAGACGGCAATGAGCGCGCTCAGATGGCTCTGGATATGCTGAACTATCAGATCAAGAAGACCATCGGCAGCTACATTGCCGCCATGGGCGGTGTGGACGCCATCGTCTTTACCGGCGGCATCGGCGAGCACGACGATGAATCCCGTGCCAAGATCTGCCACCACATGGACTGGCTGGGCATCCGCATCGACACCGACAAGAACCGCGGCGTGCGCAGCCAGCACAAGGACGTGGTGGAAATCACCGCCTGGGGTGCCCGTGTCCGGACGCTGGTCGTTGAGACCAACGAAGAGCTGATGATTGCCCGCGACACCAAGGAAGTTCTCAGCGCCGAGTAA
- a CDS encoding nucleotidyltransferase family protein, whose translation MKFAGIITEYDPFHNGHAAQIAAVRRAGAESVAVCMSSGTVQRGGVPILPDAVRARAALEAGADLVVAMPAPYACATAEQFASAGVFLLTALGCDTLAFGAETPQGNTLMQAAELLGSASLQELLRQRLATGMTYAAARAEAAEALQPGMGALLRTPNNILGIEYCKAILAQGSGLQPMPLPRWGAAHGGQAGEYNGTPMASASYLRARPMDEWAPFVPTAAMKLYREAGEAGQLLDPVKFETAVLSLLRAVPPERFARTRGISEGLEHRLEAAVREATGLEDLYTRLKTKRYPHARLRRLVLDAALEFPAVLPQPPYLLVLGARKQALSRLKNASLPAGTSLADLMRTGDDAAKIGGLHSRAVDFSSLCREKIRPMGLAFTAKPVLL comes from the coding sequence ATGAAATTTGCCGGTATCATTACGGAATATGATCCTTTTCACAATGGACACGCCGCACAGATTGCCGCTGTGCGTCGTGCAGGAGCGGAGTCTGTTGCGGTTTGCATGAGCAGCGGAACGGTCCAGCGGGGTGGTGTGCCCATCCTGCCGGATGCGGTCCGGGCACGGGCCGCCCTGGAAGCCGGCGCGGATCTGGTGGTGGCCATGCCGGCGCCCTATGCCTGTGCCACGGCGGAACAGTTTGCGTCGGCAGGGGTGTTTCTTCTGACGGCGCTGGGGTGCGATACACTGGCCTTTGGTGCCGAAACACCGCAGGGAAACACCCTGATGCAGGCAGCGGAGCTGTTGGGGTCGGCATCCCTGCAGGAACTTTTGCGGCAGAGATTGGCTACCGGGATGACCTATGCGGCGGCCCGGGCCGAGGCTGCGGAGGCCCTGCAGCCCGGTATGGGAGCGTTGCTGCGTACCCCCAACAACATACTGGGCATTGAATACTGCAAGGCAATCCTGGCACAGGGCAGCGGTCTGCAGCCCATGCCGCTGCCCCGTTGGGGCGCGGCCCACGGCGGACAGGCCGGCGAATATAACGGTACACCGATGGCCAGTGCCAGCTATCTGCGGGCACGACCGATGGATGAATGGGCCCCCTTTGTGCCAACAGCTGCCATGAAACTGTACCGGGAAGCTGGGGAAGCGGGGCAGCTGCTGGATCCTGTGAAATTTGAGACGGCTGTGCTTTCTTTGCTGCGTGCCGTTCCCCCGGAGCGTTTTGCCAGGACGCGCGGCATCAGTGAGGGGCTGGAACATCGCCTGGAGGCGGCTGTCCGGGAGGCCACCGGGTTGGAAGATCTGTACACCCGGCTGAAAACCAAGCGGTATCCTCATGCCCGTCTCCGCCGCCTGGTGCTGGATGCGGCGCTGGAATTCCCGGCAGTGCTGCCGCAGCCGCCCTATCTGTTGGTGTTGGGAGCGAGAAAACAGGCCCTTTCTCGGCTGAAAAACGCATCCTTGCCGGCAGGCACCTCCCTGGCGGATCTGATGCGCACCGGGGATGATGCGGCAAAAATTGGAGGCCTGCACAGCCGCGCAGTGGATTTTTCGTCACTTTGCAGAGAAAAAATCCGTCCCATGGGACTTGCCTTTACCGCAAAACCGGTGTTACTATAA
- the pfkB gene encoding 1-phosphofructokinase produces the protein MIYTVTLNPAIDYVVRLETPLQTGTINRSAGEDCVLGGKGINVSGILAQLGRPSIALGFVAGETGAWLERGLVAQGLQTDFVHLAAGMTRINVKIKAGQETELNGAGPEIPQEAMEKLHQKLEALQQEDILVLAGSIPSCLPADTYEKILARLQGRGVRSVVDASGTLLANVLLYQPFLIKPNHHELAEIVGRPLQGDTQILQAARELQSRGACNVLVSMAGDGALLLDETGAVHRIGVPSGTVVNSVGAGDSMLAGFLAGYLETGSYETALRLGTACGSATAFSLGLAARSDIDRLFHQL, from the coding sequence ATGATTTATACCGTCACCTTGAATCCGGCCATTGATTATGTCGTCCGGCTGGAGACACCACTGCAAACAGGGACCATCAACCGCTCTGCGGGGGAGGATTGTGTCCTGGGCGGTAAGGGCATCAATGTCTCCGGAATCCTGGCACAGCTGGGGCGTCCCAGCATAGCGCTGGGATTTGTGGCCGGCGAGACGGGCGCCTGGCTGGAACGGGGACTGGTGGCGCAAGGGCTGCAGACGGATTTTGTTCACCTTGCCGCCGGAATGACCCGTATCAATGTGAAGATCAAGGCCGGGCAGGAAACCGAGCTCAACGGTGCAGGACCGGAGATCCCGCAGGAAGCCATGGAAAAACTCCACCAGAAGCTGGAGGCCCTGCAGCAAGAGGATATCCTTGTGCTGGCGGGCAGTATTCCGTCCTGTCTGCCCGCGGATACCTATGAGAAGATTTTGGCGCGACTGCAGGGACGCGGTGTGCGGAGCGTTGTGGATGCCTCGGGAACCTTGCTGGCAAACGTGCTGCTGTATCAGCCGTTTCTGATCAAACCCAATCACCATGAACTGGCTGAAATTGTGGGACGCCCTTTGCAGGGGGACACACAGATCCTTCAGGCGGCGAGAGAACTGCAGAGCCGTGGGGCGTGCAACGTACTGGTCAGTATGGCCGGGGATGGGGCCCTGCTGCTGGACGAAACGGGGGCAGTACATCGTATCGGCGTTCCAAGCGGTACCGTTGTCAACAGCGTAGGCGCAGGGGACAGCATGCTGGCGGGTTTTCTGGCCGGCTATCTGGAGACCGGCTCCTACGAAACCGCCCTGCGTCTGGGAACGGCCTGCGGCAGTGCTACGGCTTTCAGTTTGGGATTGGCGGCGCGCAGTGATATTGACCGGCTGTTTCATCAACTGTAA
- a CDS encoding tyrosine-protein phosphatase, which yields MAMEQEKRPAPGAEIALEGAVNFRELGGYAAADGRTVRWGMLYRGGNLDALQSPADQAVLQSWHLRDILDLRSAGEADKHPNPAVPETAYHRVCAMRMNDGTEMDFSSTGIERLAAEKAAFEKAAGHPVHDFDWFSVLYRQMPFGNPAYHTLFRLLEEHRGPLLFHCTCGKDRTGIAAMLILLALGVPRETALADYMLTNVYRRQIIEASLRGKSPEERRLLLSVEGVSEEMGAGAIDEILVRHASYEDYFRQEYGLDAQRLNALRDFYLTT from the coding sequence ATGGCAATGGAACAGGAGAAAAGGCCGGCGCCCGGCGCAGAGATCGCGCTGGAGGGGGCAGTGAATTTCCGGGAATTGGGCGGCTATGCAGCGGCGGACGGCCGGACGGTGCGATGGGGGATGTTGTATCGCGGTGGAAATCTGGACGCTTTGCAGAGCCCGGCGGATCAGGCCGTTCTGCAGAGTTGGCATCTGCGGGATATTCTTGATTTGCGCAGTGCCGGGGAGGCCGACAAGCATCCCAATCCCGCAGTGCCTGAAACCGCTTATCACCGCGTTTGCGCTATGCGGATGAACGACGGTACCGAGATGGACTTCTCCTCCACAGGGATTGAACGGCTGGCTGCCGAAAAGGCTGCGTTTGAGAAGGCGGCGGGGCATCCGGTCCATGACTTTGATTGGTTCAGTGTGCTGTACCGGCAGATGCCTTTCGGCAATCCGGCCTATCACACGCTGTTCCGGCTTCTGGAAGAACACCGCGGTCCGTTGTTGTTCCACTGTACCTGCGGAAAGGACCGGACGGGTATTGCCGCCATGCTGATTCTGCTGGCACTGGGAGTCCCCCGGGAGACAGCGTTGGCGGATTATATGTTGACCAATGTCTATCGCCGCCAGATCATTGAGGCGTCCCTGCGGGGAAAATCTCCTGAGGAGCGGCGGCTGCTCTTGTCGGTGGAGGGGGTCAGCGAGGAGATGGGCGCTGGTGCCATTGACGAAATTCTGGTGCGCCATGCCAGTTATGAGGACTATTTCCGGCAGGAGTACGGCCTCGATGCGCAACGGCTGAACGCACTGCGGGATTTTTACCTCACAACATAA
- a CDS encoding 6-phosphofructokinase yields MAIRVGILTSGGDCPGLNATIRGVAKALYNRMGDKVEIVGILNGYDGLINGNYREMSPDEFSGILTVGGTILGTKRTPFKKMRVVEDDKVDKVAAMKKNYRAAKLDCLLCLGGNGTHKTANLLSQEGLNIIGLPKTIDNDIYGTDVTFGFHTAVDIATEVIDRIHTTAGSHSRVMCIEIMGNKAGWLTLYSGIAGGADIILIPEMPYDIKKVAAAVENRAKAGKNFSILAVAEGAFSVEEAKLKRKEWTAQRAQAGYTTATARIAHQIEEMTGAETRICVPGHMQRGGSPSAYDRVLATQFGSYAASLVADEHYGVTVAMVNRHVTANPLADIAGKTRGVPGDCDMVHVARAMGISLG; encoded by the coding sequence ATGGCAATTCGTGTTGGTATCCTGACTTCCGGCGGCGACTGCCCCGGTCTGAACGCCACCATCCGCGGCGTGGCTAAGGCGCTGTACAACCGCATGGGCGACAAGGTCGAAATCGTAGGCATCCTGAACGGCTACGACGGCCTGATCAACGGCAACTATCGCGAGATGAGCCCGGATGAGTTTTCCGGCATCCTGACCGTGGGCGGCACCATTCTGGGCACCAAGCGCACTCCCTTCAAAAAGATGCGCGTGGTCGAGGACGACAAGGTGGACAAGGTCGCGGCCATGAAAAAGAATTATCGCGCCGCCAAACTGGACTGCCTGCTCTGTCTGGGCGGCAACGGTACCCATAAAACCGCCAATCTGCTGAGTCAAGAGGGGCTCAACATCATCGGTCTGCCCAAGACCATTGACAACGACATCTACGGCACCGATGTGACTTTCGGTTTCCACACGGCTGTGGATATCGCCACTGAAGTCATCGACCGCATCCACACCACCGCCGGCAGCCACAGCCGCGTAATGTGTATCGAAATCATGGGCAACAAAGCCGGTTGGCTGACGCTGTATTCCGGCATTGCCGGCGGTGCCGACATTATCCTGATCCCCGAAATGCCTTATGACATCAAGAAGGTCGCCGCCGCCGTGGAGAACCGAGCCAAGGCCGGCAAGAACTTCTCTATCCTGGCGGTGGCCGAGGGGGCCTTCTCGGTGGAGGAAGCCAAACTGAAACGCAAGGAGTGGACTGCCCAGCGTGCCCAGGCCGGGTACACCACCGCCACTGCCCGCATCGCACACCAGATCGAGGAGATGACCGGCGCCGAGACGCGTATCTGCGTGCCGGGTCATATGCAGCGCGGCGGCAGCCCCAGTGCCTACGACCGCGTGCTGGCTACCCAGTTCGGTTCCTATGCCGCCAGCCTGGTGGCGGATGAGCATTACGGCGTGACCGTGGCGATGGTCAACCGTCATGTAACCGCCAATCCCCTTGCTGATATTGCCGGCAAGACCCGTGGCGTTCCCGGGGACTGCGATATGGTTCATGTTGCTCGTGCCATGGGCATCAGTCTCGGCTGA
- a CDS encoding ATP-binding protein, with protein MRTKDELFRAAQREIASRRQYAVMQAENARRAAFAAHPALAQADDAQMRAGLALAKAAALGGDVEAARTALTRADEALTAATREAGYAENAFQPAYACPRCHDTGMYNGNPCTCVAEIARRLRREEINAASPLGLCQFSTFDVNRYSADIEPELGISARAYMEKLLHYCENYAQKFSSKSTNLLFMGHTGLGKTHLALAIADAVLGGGHDVLYTSAAALAARLGREHFDFDSSDEWLNACQEADLLILDDLGTEYITPLTISVLYELINTRMLTERPTIYTTNITDQSVFVARYTEKVASRMLGGCKMFKFFGSDQRLQS; from the coding sequence ATGCGCACCAAGGATGAATTGTTCCGCGCCGCTCAGCGCGAGATTGCCTCCCGTCGGCAGTATGCCGTCATGCAGGCCGAGAATGCCCGCCGCGCCGCTTTCGCGGCCCACCCCGCCCTGGCACAGGCAGATGACGCACAAATGCGTGCCGGCCTGGCGCTGGCCAAAGCGGCCGCCTTGGGCGGCGATGTGGAAGCGGCACGTACAGCGCTGACCCGGGCCGATGAAGCACTGACCGCAGCTACCCGGGAAGCCGGTTATGCCGAAAACGCCTTTCAGCCCGCTTACGCATGCCCCCGGTGCCACGACACCGGCATGTACAACGGCAATCCCTGCACCTGCGTGGCAGAGATCGCCCGTCGTCTGCGCCGTGAAGAAATCAACGCTGCCAGTCCGTTGGGATTATGTCAGTTCTCCACCTTCGACGTCAACCGATACTCCGCCGACATCGAACCGGAACTGGGAATCTCGGCAAGGGCCTATATGGAGAAACTGTTGCACTACTGCGAAAACTATGCTCAGAAATTCAGCAGCAAAAGCACCAATCTCCTCTTCATGGGCCACACCGGCCTGGGCAAGACTCATCTGGCACTGGCTATTGCCGATGCCGTCCTGGGGGGCGGCCACGACGTACTCTACACCAGTGCCGCCGCTTTGGCTGCCCGACTGGGTCGTGAACACTTTGATTTTGACAGCAGTGACGAGTGGCTGAACGCCTGCCAGGAAGCAGATCTGCTGATTCTGGACGACCTGGGCACGGAATATATCACTCCGCTGACCATCAGCGTGCTGTATGAACTGATCAACACCCGGATGCTTACCGAGCGCCCGACGATCTACACCACCAACATCACCGACCAGAGTGTCTTTGTAGCCCGTTACACCGAAAAAGTTGCCAGCCGCATGCTGGGCGGCTGCAAGATGTTCAAGTTCTTTGGCTCCGATCAGCGCCTGCAATCCTAA
- a CDS encoding DnaD domain protein, translated as MAYKLAEYHGDTLAVPQIVLTHLAQADGDTVRTALYVLQTGDTDPRTIARSLGLPSIEAARRALQYWAGAGLLESSKSATPLVPAEEKASKIDLASLNDPYVAVLCEEAQTAFGKALSRSEMQRLVALYLNEGWQPDVILLCCAEVARQGRRSVAAVARELARWREDGVESGEDAERYLRKVKQREDWCADAAAQFGIAPAALTRWERGAIARWHEEWGIGRDMIDEALLRAGSKNTIRYVDGILRAWRAQGITTVAAARGQGQLSGSNILATERPAAPQPAAASAQKDLFNRDWTAMFDEEG; from the coding sequence ATGGCATACAAACTGGCGGAATACCATGGAGATACTCTGGCGGTCCCCCAGATCGTGCTGACACATCTGGCCCAGGCCGACGGAGATACTGTGCGCACCGCGCTGTATGTGCTGCAGACCGGCGATACCGATCCGCGGACCATCGCCCGTTCGCTGGGATTGCCCAGCATCGAAGCAGCCCGCCGGGCGCTGCAGTATTGGGCGGGAGCCGGTTTATTGGAGAGTTCCAAATCTGCCACGCCGCTGGTTCCAGCGGAAGAAAAAGCATCCAAAATCGATCTGGCCAGCCTGAACGACCCCTACGTAGCTGTTCTGTGTGAAGAGGCACAGACAGCGTTTGGCAAGGCGCTGAGCCGCAGCGAAATGCAGCGTCTGGTGGCACTTTACCTCAATGAAGGCTGGCAGCCCGATGTCATCCTGTTGTGCTGTGCCGAAGTTGCCCGGCAAGGGCGCCGCAGCGTGGCTGCTGTAGCGCGGGAACTGGCTCGCTGGCGGGAGGACGGTGTGGAATCCGGCGAGGATGCCGAACGTTACCTGCGTAAAGTCAAGCAGCGGGAGGACTGGTGTGCCGATGCGGCAGCTCAGTTCGGCATTGCCCCCGCTGCGCTGACGCGGTGGGAGCGCGGTGCCATCGCCCGCTGGCACGAGGAGTGGGGCATCGGCCGAGACATGATCGACGAAGCCCTGCTGCGTGCCGGAAGCAAAAACACCATACGGTATGTGGACGGTATTCTGCGTGCCTGGCGTGCCCAGGGTATCACCACGGTGGCTGCCGCCCGGGGCCAGGGCCAGCTTTCCGGCAGCAATATTCTGGCCACCGAACGCCCCGCTGCACCGCAGCCCGCGGCCGCCAGCGCCCAGAAAGATCTGTTCAACCGCGATTGGACTGCCATGTTTGACGAGGAGGGATAA
- a CDS encoding type I phosphoribosyltransferase, whose protein sequence is MAMNLVKLPTGKTNLMLRVCKGHFATSHSHINYYIDVTMTKSRLSEARAVAAELVKEYTLNTIVDTILCLDGTEVIGACMASELTKAGYANMNAHQTIYVVTPEHTVGSQLLFRENTAPMIAGKHVLVVAASVTTGYTVESAVEAINYYGGIPVGIAAIFATQQECAGFPVTSIFDPNDLPDYESYDSHACPWCKAGQKIDALVNSFGYSSL, encoded by the coding sequence ATGGCCATGAATCTCGTCAAACTGCCCACCGGTAAGACCAACCTGATGCTCCGTGTCTGTAAAGGACACTTTGCTACCAGCCACAGCCATATCAACTATTATATTGATGTAACGATGACCAAATCCCGCCTGTCGGAAGCGCGTGCAGTCGCAGCGGAACTGGTCAAGGAGTATACCCTCAATACCATCGTGGACACCATCCTTTGCCTCGATGGTACCGAGGTCATCGGCGCCTGCATGGCCAGTGAACTGACCAAGGCGGGCTATGCCAATATGAACGCCCATCAGACCATTTATGTGGTGACACCCGAACATACTGTGGGCAGCCAGTTGCTGTTCCGCGAGAATACAGCCCCCATGATCGCCGGCAAACATGTGTTGGTGGTAGCCGCTTCGGTCACCACCGGTTACACGGTGGAGAGCGCCGTGGAGGCTATCAACTATTATGGCGGTATCCCGGTGGGGATTGCGGCAATATTCGCAACCCAGCAGGAATGCGCAGGGTTCCCCGTCACCAGTATTTTTGATCCCAACGACCTGCCCGATTATGAGAGCTATGATTCTCATGCCTGCCCGTGGTGCAAGGCTGGACAAAAGATCGATGCGCTGGTCAATAGCTTCGGATATTCCAGCCTGTAA
- a CDS encoding CarD family transcriptional regulator yields the protein MFQVGDAVSYGTSGVCTIAEKKNVRLAGQQCECYILKPVYDSTMKICVPCNSQVLLDRMRALPSKQELMDLLQEPAPEHEPDPEVRKEHYRQTLQSGDRHALLRMIRDIYTERRHRHAMGKQLSSYEDSALREAQNILHSEFAYTMGIDPGEVPDFIAGVLDNAANQ from the coding sequence ATGTTTCAGGTTGGAGATGCGGTAAGTTACGGGACGAGCGGTGTGTGCACGATTGCAGAGAAGAAGAATGTGCGATTGGCGGGGCAGCAGTGCGAGTGCTATATTTTGAAGCCGGTCTATGACAGCACGATGAAGATCTGCGTGCCTTGCAACAGCCAGGTATTGCTGGACCGGATGCGTGCGCTGCCCAGCAAGCAGGAGCTGATGGATCTTCTGCAGGAACCGGCACCGGAGCATGAGCCTGACCCGGAGGTGCGCAAGGAACATTACCGCCAGACATTGCAGAGCGGTGACCGGCATGCGTTGCTGCGGATGATCCGGGATATCTATACCGAGCGCCGTCATCGCCATGCCATGGGCAAACAGCTTTCCAGCTATGAGGACAGCGCTTTGCGGGAGGCACAGAACATCCTGCACAGCGAGTTTGCCTATACCATGGGCATTGACCCCGGGGAGGTGCCGGATTTCATCGCCGGCGTGCTGGATAATGCCGCAAACCAATAA
- a CDS encoding SdpI family protein produces the protein MKNKKLYLLLAAVCVLNFAAHLYFYPSLPDIVPTHWGFDGQANGWGPKSSTLFICIIPLALLILLAVIPKIDPRAQNYEKFEKIYRGFVIGIIVFMCGITWLTELTVYNVLPGSSNLVSVLVCGGLGVLFIALGNYMPRIKQNYTFGCKTPWALNDEHNWNRTQRMGGIVFVVIGIAMLVATLFTHALGETGTMIVVLGSTLGGTAWIYLYSYLVYIGKMK, from the coding sequence ATGAAAAATAAAAAACTCTATCTGCTGCTGGCAGCTGTCTGTGTGCTGAATTTCGCTGCGCACCTCTACTTCTATCCGTCCCTGCCGGATATCGTACCCACCCACTGGGGCTTCGACGGCCAGGCCAATGGCTGGGGGCCCAAATCCTCTACCCTGTTCATCTGCATCATACCGCTGGCACTTTTGATCCTGTTGGCCGTTATCCCAAAAATCGACCCACGTGCTCAAAACTACGAAAAGTTCGAAAAAATCTATCGCGGCTTTGTGATTGGTATCATTGTCTTCATGTGCGGTATCACCTGGTTGACCGAGCTGACCGTTTACAACGTATTGCCCGGCAGCAGCAATCTCGTCAGCGTTCTGGTATGCGGCGGCCTCGGTGTACTGTTCATCGCACTGGGCAATTACATGCCACGCATCAAGCAGAATTACACTTTCGGCTGCAAGACGCCCTGGGCGCTGAACGACGAGCACAACTGGAACCGTACCCAACGCATGGGCGGTATCGTGTTCGTGGTCATCGGCATTGCCATGCTGGTCGCCACTCTGTTCACACACGCATTAGGCGAAACCGGCACCATGATTGTAGTGCTGGGTTCTACGTTGGGCGGAACGGCCTGGATCTACCTGTATTCCTATCTCGTGTATATCGGAAAAATGAAATAA
- a CDS encoding autorepressor SdpR family transcription factor — MGDAFKALADPTRRHILELLAQSDMTAGEIAAQFSMTKPSVSHHLSILKAAGLVCDQRSGQNIVYSVNLTVFQELVKWFYDVDLVKGDPDHEK, encoded by the coding sequence ATGGGAGATGCGTTCAAAGCATTGGCTGATCCCACCCGCCGCCATATTCTGGAACTGCTGGCCCAAAGTGACATGACCGCCGGGGAAATCGCCGCACAGTTTTCCATGACCAAACCGTCCGTCAGCCATCATCTCAGCATCCTGAAAGCAGCCGGCCTGGTATGTGATCAGCGCAGCGGTCAGAATATCGTATACAGCGTCAATCTGACCGTCTTTCAGGAACTGGTCAAATGGTTCTACGATGTCGATCTTGTGAAGGGGGATCCCGACCATGAAAAATAA
- the tig gene encoding trigger factor has protein sequence MKKKTLYRTAACALAVAMTASLAGCSKSADSESTAETATPETATSETADDSAYDYLADFSYSDGFDENGYLKGVTAADYVTLPDDYADITIDASLAEVTDQDITDYIDSNILSSFATTNQVTDRAAATGDTVNIDYVGTIDGVEFDGGSAQGYDLELGSGTFIDGFEDQIVGHTPGETFDVNVTFPDNYGSTDLAGKAAVFSTTLNYISETVTPELTDAWVQENLSPTMGVSDVTTLNDFVKKQLAFNNQYSDVYTALHDKVSFADELPESAKEYFRNVLLYGIYSYAQKYGTDMTTIVTSGFLGSGYSTVDEFIADMDGSINTQLEQTLLLQAIAEKEGIQCDTDTLNTEFVNQYGIKDPSNFTEIYGENYVKCQLLDSIVMQNLINNVKYE, from the coding sequence ATGAAAAAGAAAACTTTATACCGTACCGCGGCTTGCGCGCTGGCTGTCGCCATGACCGCTTCCCTGGCCGGCTGCAGCAAATCTGCTGACAGCGAATCCACTGCCGAGACCGCCACGCCGGAAACCGCCACCAGCGAGACCGCGGATGATTCCGCCTACGACTACCTTGCAGACTTCAGCTATTCCGACGGCTTTGACGAGAATGGTTATCTGAAAGGCGTCACGGCCGCCGACTATGTCACCCTGCCCGACGATTACGCAGACATCACCATCGATGCTTCTCTGGCCGAGGTGACGGACCAGGATATCACTGACTACATCGACAGCAACATTCTTTCCAGCTTTGCCACTACCAACCAGGTCACCGATCGCGCTGCCGCCACCGGCGATACCGTCAACATCGACTACGTGGGCACCATCGACGGCGTGGAGTTTGACGGCGGCAGTGCCCAGGGCTATGATCTGGAGCTGGGCAGCGGCACCTTCATCGACGGCTTCGAAGATCAGATCGTCGGTCATACCCCCGGCGAGACCTTCGATGTGAATGTCACCTTCCCCGACAATTACGGCAGCACTGATCTGGCCGGCAAAGCGGCGGTGTTCAGCACCACGCTGAACTACATCAGCGAGACCGTCACCCCCGAGCTGACCGACGCCTGGGTACAGGAGAACCTTTCCCCCACCATGGGAGTCAGCGACGTGACCACCCTCAATGATTTCGTCAAGAAACAGCTTGCTTTCAACAACCAGTACAGTGATGTCTATACCGCCCTGCACGACAAGGTTTCCTTTGCCGACGAACTGCCCGAGTCCGCCAAGGAATACTTCCGGAATGTACTGCTCTACGGCATCTACAGCTACGCTCAGAAGTACGGCACGGATATGACCACCATCGTGACCTCCGGTTTCCTGGGTTCCGGCTACTCCACCGTGGATGAGTTCATCGCCGACATGGACGGCAGCATCAACACCCAGCTGGAGCAGACGCTGCTGCTGCAGGCCATCGCCGAAAAAGAGGGCATCCAGTGTGACACCGATACCCTGAACACCGAGTTTGTCAACCAGTACGGCATCAAGGATCCCAGCAACTTCACCGAGATCTACGGCGAAAATTACGTCAAGTGCCAGCTGCTGGACAGCATCGTCATGCAGAACCTCATCAACAACGTCAAATACGAATAA